Sequence from the Phragmites australis chromosome 11, lpPhrAust1.1, whole genome shotgun sequence genome:
atttttaaaagacatagtatcatgtaagaagactaataaaattggttttatgatttttggattagaaaagagtaaactatgcatgtaacttggtttagcaaatatattttctcaaagaaaatattcaacttttttataagtataaatacttttaccatgtagatcatattacaaggaaaccaataaaatttgtttcacttgatttgaagcttagatgaattagttattgattttacaaggttgagctattttttgattttttttttgggttaaacttcactgaaattcgagaatACCGTTTGATAAATCGCTAAAACCAAACGGTTATTCAAGAATTCAAACGGTTACTGATAATTTGGAAAATGCGGAAAAATCGatcgataaatcgctaaatgCGGTTAGTAACCGTAGCAAACTGATCGGTTACCGTTTGGTCGATTCAGACCAAATTCTCGTCGAATTTCAAATTTAATCGAGTGAATTTTGAGTAAATTCTCTCTGAATTTGTACGGTTATCGTGACATCCGTGATTTTTCGGTAACCGCCGGTGAGCGGTTTTTATTGCCAAAACAAATTTGTGAACTTTGGTCCTCACTGATTGAGGGCAGATGATAAGGTTCCGTTCGGGTCACAACTCAAAAGTTCTTATGAAATCCCAACAAAATCCTTGCATTACAAGCATGCTCTGATTATTGGACTTGTGATCATTTGCAAACTTCGCACACGTCTTTTTTTTAGCAAAAGACTTGGCACACATATTAAACTGTGAAGATGGTCTCTGTTCAGCCCTGCTTGTCGCATTTCCAAGGCGTGCCGAGTTCCGCTTCCGCCGAACTTGGAGATGTCTCCGGTCTGGCAGGCGAACACTCACGCAGGCCCTAGTAATATTGTACAAAAACGCTCCTGCTTTGATGATTTGTTGTCCTACGTACATTTTTGTAGTCGTGATCATCTGAGCCGCAACCCTGGATAGAATCTGTGACCAGAAAATGTGTTTTTGAGGCGTGAGCTATGAGTTCTGGACCCCGTAGTTTGGGGTTCTTGAAATTAAGACTCGaggagaagttttttttttttttttttgagaagcGAGGAGAAGCTAGCTGGGTTACGTATACAATTTGCTGCAACCCTCGTCCTTGGTTTCCCGGTCGAACTGGGCTCGCCCAAACGGGAGGCTCTGAGGAGGCCGGGGCGGTCAGCGTATCCGGCCCCTCTGCGCCGGTCGAGCGAGccagtgggggggggggggtgctctGGACGCTTCTGGGCCAACACCTGAGTCTCCTCTATCGCATTGCGACGGGACATCCATGTGCTTGGAAAACTGCGCAAGCGAGCGGGCCTGTGGTGGACGGCGGCGCGTCCCGCCTGTGCATCCGACACCGCCGTCCGTGCGCTTCGCACCTTCGTCATCGCGCTCGCTGCTGCCGGTGCGCCACGCCACGCGGAGCGGAGCGGAGCCCCGCGCGCCGCGATTCGTGGCACGGCGAACCTGTGGGGTGTGCGTCGACGCGCGGCGGCATGGCACAgtgcagctagctagctattcAGCGACGCGCCCCgtgcagctagctagctattcAGCGGCTCGCCGACGTCCCTCCACTGCCCGGCCATCTCCATCCATCCCGCTGTTGGTTGCTACCGCGCCTGCTATTCAGCCAACGTGCGGCCGCTTTGCTGGTGCTGCTTTGTGCCTGACAGATCGGCGGCCGCGCCTGCCGCGCGGCGTCGCTTGTTGGCACGTCCTCCGGTCCGGCCCGACGATCAGCGTCGGGTCTTGGTTGGTGGCTCACCTACTGCCACGAAAAGCAACCCTTTTTCCGTATCAAATACTAGTAGCGTTGCTGTCCCGTGTGATCATAGTCTCCGATCCCCACTGATTGACAATTCCGGATAAGACCAATGCGCCGAACTGCCAACCAAGTCAACGATCAGCACTCGGCAGCACCCGGTTCCCAGGATCATTGTCCCAGGTTCTCTTTGTCTGTAACAGAGCATAACGCTACTATTCTAGTTCTACAGTATAACTAAACAATCAATGAAGGGCCATATCTAGTACTCCCCCATTTCCGTTTACATGGCGTATTAAGATACGAGCCAGTCTTTCAAAGTATTTATTGAcgattaattttttataatatattattaattattatgaaactaataTCTTATCAGAATATATGTGAAACAAGAATTAATTggtacatttttttttacactAAACATGTGTATAATattcatttatttcacgtacaaATTAAAGAATTATATAATTATTATGATACAGCTAAAAGACAATATATTATAGGAATTATCTGTTAAGTTGTCTTAAGACTAAGACAACGTATCAATACATAAGACGATCTATAAGATGatactaatatatttatcataGTACACCCTGTATTTTGAAATGGAGTAGTCAATACGTTTCCTGATCCACTGTTGGGATATGTTCTCATTAAACCACTTCACGGGAATTCGTTTACGATTTAGTAAAGTTTTAGGCGGTTCCTGTTCAAAAGGAAAAGAGTTTGGAGCAATTCTGGGACGTGTTGAGAAGTTCGCCAGGTGGGGGGCGGGCCGCGTTGCACCCGCTCCCAACTAACCCACGCGCGGCGCCCACCGTTTCCTCcatttctccctctctccctcccctgcCTGCCTCGTCGTCTTCTCTTCTCCTGCCCAGCGCCGCGCCTTCCCCCATCCGCCCGCCCGCTCGCCCGCTCACCCGCCGCAGCTTGCTTATTCGCCTCTCGCCTCGCCCGTCTCCACCGGCTGgaccgccggccgccgccgttcgTCGTGCCCGATACCGGCCGATCTTCGATCGCAGGTACGTTCTCCTTGCCCCTTAGCTCTGCGAAGTCCTCTTGCTGCTTCCGTTGGAATCTCCCCGCTTTCTTGGGCCCCCTTTTAGGCTTCGAGTGTTAGGAGTGGACGGCATGATTGTGCCGCTCTTGGGTGCTCCGGGCGGGGGTGAGTTGCCGCTGCTTCCTGGGAGAGGAATAGTTGGGAGAGTTACGCTGAATCGAAGAAAGAAACTACGGGCGTTGCTAATAAGGATTGGAGAGTTTCAGGGTTCGATTGGTGTTAACGACCGGAGAATTCAGCTACGGGAAAAAATCATCATATTCTCTTTACTCTCTTGCTGCATGCGTGCTTGGTGACCAATTTCGTCAAAGTTAAAGGCTTTGTTTAGCTCTTTGGATTTATTTAGCTGTTTATACTTGTTTAATGCCAGCACATATAGAATTGTTGGAGAATACAAATATCTTGGTGCTCGGTGATCttgtttctcatttttttttattaattattcGTTATTTACTAGCTGGATTTTTGTTCCTTCTGCATTACTGCCTCAGGTCTGTAGTCTAGGTATGGACATGTATATTCCCAGTAAGATGTAAGCCTAGTTTTAGCCTTTCGGTACACCCCCTAACTTTGGTTTTCCTTGCAAGACCACAAGTTAGTCAACGTTGCAGGTTTGGTAATAAGGTTACCAGGTCTTACAAGCAACTCTTTCTGGGTGGGCTACCCTTTTTATTTGTTAAGAACATGTTGTAGGAAGCATGCTTTTCTTTAATGGACTGATGGATTTGATTAATTGACTTGCTTTACCGTGAAGACTTAGATCTGTGATTGCAACCGTCATACAAAAAGTCAAATGAATAAGACCTTGAGATGACAACGTGCAAGGATGTGTCTTTTGTTGAGCTTGTATGTATCACATACAGGGAGCAAAAAATTATACTTATCTTACTTTTAGTAAAGCATAAAGGATTATGCAGTATGATCTTGAAAATTTTGTGCAAATCATTAGTGCCTTTGTGTACTTCTGAAGAAACGCCAATGGACTTTAGCAAAGTATGCTGATTTGTTGTTCACTAACTGCAGGTGCTAGAAACTGTTCAGGCTGAACTCATCAGTGGAAGCTGCATTGAGTGTTTTATCGCAGACCTAAAAAGTGATTAACTGACCTATCAGGTTGAGAATTGTGAGAGACGTGATGTCTTTCGTTGCGCAAGCAGACCCATCAACTTCCTGTGCCGAGAGTCCTTACATCCATAAATTTGGGCCACAGGGCTCAGGTTTCTCTGCACAAAGATTTGCCTCTGGTACAGAATTGCCTCGTCATGGACCTCAACCATATAATGCTGAGGGCTACAGACAGTCTAGTTTCAATGGAGCACCGCCTCCTGTATTTCAGAACTCATTTTACAACGAACAAGTTGCACCAACTCCATATTGTGTAACTGCTAATGGCCAAACTCTTGCCACAACCCTGGATAGCCATTTTGAATCTCATTTTAATGCAGCAACATGTTCTCCAGCAATCTCTAATATATCTCAGCAGAACTCTCAATCCTTATCAGAGAATCAGAGCTCCGATCTTGAAGTAGAGTTTGATGAAGATGAGATCAGACTAAAGCTTCAGGAGCTTGAGCATGCTttacttgatgatgatgatgaggtctTTTCTGATTTGTCAGGAAGCATTAACGATGAGTGGAATGATAGCAAGAACAACAATGAATGGTCTAATACCATGAAGAATATCATGCATCTGGACTCTCCAAAAGAGTCATCACCGGAATCAAGCCTTAGTTGTCCAGACAGCAACAATGGAGAAGCGCGGGACCGAAAACAGTTGCTCTTTGACTGTGCTGAAGCAATATCTGAATATAGCATAGATGAAGCACAATCAATCATAAGAGAACTACGACAGAAGGTAGCAATTCAGGGAGATCCTTCTCAGAGAATTGCGGCCTATCTTGTGGAGAGCCTTGCTGCCACAATACAGTCTTCAGGAAAAGGAATCTACAGGGCCCTGAGGTGCAAGGAGGCCCCTACTCTGTACCAGCTTTCAGCGATGCAGATCCTGTTTGAAATCTGCCCATGCTTCAGGCTAGGTTTCATGGCCGCTAACTATGCTATTCTTGAAGCCTGCAAAGAAGATGAGATTGTTCACATCATTGACTTTGACATCAACCAGGGTAGCCAGTACATAACGCTGATACAGTTGCTACAAAATAACAGTAATAAGCCACTCCATTTGAGGATAACTGGTGTTGATGACCCAGAGTCAGTACACAGGACTGTTGGAGGACTGAAGGTTGTGGGGCAGCGACTAGAAAAGCTTGCAGAGGACTGTGAGGTATCATTTGAGTTTAGGGCAGTGGCTGCTGACATTGGGGATGTGACGCCCGGAATGCTGAATTGCCGTCCCGGAGAGGCCCTCATTGTTAACTTTGCATTCCTGCTGCATCACCTTCCCGATGAAAGTGTTTCCATTGTGAACGAAAGGGACCAGCTTCTCCGTTTGGTGAAGGGTCTCCAACCAAAACTAGTGATGTTGGTCGAGCAGGATGCAAATACTAATACTACCCCATTCCTTACAAGGTTGGTTCTCTTGTGAACATTTTTACCATATCTGGTACACAGAATTGTCTAAACCAAGGCTATACATGTTGTTCAATTACCCATTTGAGCAACATGCGTGCTTCAAAGTGCTAGTTTTGTGGAATAAATATGGCCTTTCAGCTTTGTATTTGCTCTACACACTTGTATCTGTGTCGTTCCTCATTTAGCCCTTTGATATGCAGGTTTCGTGAGGTCTACGACTATTACTCGGCACTTTTTGATTCACTGGATTCTACACTTCCAAGGGAAAGCCCAGATAGAATGAATGTGGAGAGGCAGTGCCTCGCACGAGAAATTGTCAACATCTTGGCCTGTGAAGGTCCTGACCGTGTGGAAAGgtaatatttaaaataattcTTCATGGAGTCCTTGTCTCTTGCAGTTTGCAAACTCCGATATTTAAATACCAGCTTAAAAAACCACTGCTCATTGCAGGTATGAAGTGGCTGGGAAATGGAGAGCCAGAATGGCAATGGCCGGCTTTGTGCCCTCTCCTTTTAATAGCAATGTTATTGATGGTATAAGATCTCTACTGAAATCGTACTGTGATAAGTACAGATTCGAGAAGATCCACGATGGACTCCATTTTGGCTGGGGCGACAAGACACTTGTCGTCTCATCGGCATGGCAATAGAAGCTCGATTTAGCACTTCTGCATTTTTGGAGCTCCTGGTGTAAGGGCTGTAAAAAGGTGTCTATCACCGTATTTTTAACCTATGATATATTCATATCTAACATGCTACTTATAGACTTATTGAGATGTACCTAGTTTCTTAGGAGAAATATTTTGTGCTGTACACACTTATGTATTGTCATTGTGGTGTAGTTTTTCCCTTCTTTTAGAGGGGTAGATCACAACATATCGACATTGTTTAATGTATAAAGTTCTGTATGTTTGCTCTAGTAGCAGACAGGATAGGCAACAAAAATTGCGTCACTTTGGGGCATGGCTATGCCAATTGAATTGACGATGTATATGCACACAGAAGTATCAGCTATGAGATGGGAGTATGAATGCTTTTGTGGGTCAACATTTTGACATCTGAGGTTTTTTTTCAATGCAGCAGTTGGTCCATTCCTCTATACTTATGTGATACCTTCCAAAACTGGCATTCAGCCATCTATGCCAGATGTTCAACGAGTCACGAACAAGACTGACAGTTTACAAATTGTGAGATtatgtgataaaaaattggtttgaatgatGAAATTAGTAGAACAAAGTGATTTAGTATAATGACATTAAGATAATATTCATTAGTTGTTAAGATActgcttagatatgcttatatGCTGGTGTTAGTATGAagatgatgcaatatactcgtTTGCGTTATGTTGCATGAATTAATTTTAAGTCAAGTCGGAAGGACTTGTGTTGTActagtttgttgtttgattcatatgCAGGTGTTGTTTGAAGGAGAATGTGGTCGATAACGGATCGGTGAATTAAGTTTAGGGAGGAACTAAGGTTCGACGACTAGGATCAGGAGGAACTGAAGCCGTAGTGATCGAGGATGTTATACGGGACGTTTGGGCTAGATAACAGTATACGTGAAGACAAGGTTGTAGGTATGCGACTAGGTGCGTTGTGGGAGTGTAGACGAGCGCGAGGTCGTAAGCAACCATATGATGTGTTCGAAAGGTGGAGTCGTTCGAGTACATGGCTAGGTCGGTCTGCGGTCTGACATGTTGGAAAGTCTAGTCCCATAAAGAATCGAGTGAGAGTCGGAGTCTAACTCGAGCACGGGTTGGATTTGATTATGGGTGGACGTGTTTTGGTATGATTTGTGTCTAGGTAGGATACGACCAGGTTGTTTCCAAATCAAGGACGATTTGGAGAGttatatattgagagggtctcgATCAGGGTAAGGAGAACCAAGAACGAGAACATACTCAGAGAACTTAGACTTTGATCTAGGGAGTAAATCTATCTAGGGTTTGTGATTTTGTGAAAATCCTTGTTGAATGTTTTGGaaaggcatcttgtaaactcatatgcaatgaaaatcaagtttcgtaagttgatgagttgctgattcaatttttttttatattttgcgtgtttggttttggttttcgattaatttcatgtttttatTGAGTTTTATGTTGGTTTAATCCATCTAAAACTTTGCtaaaatatctagtgtttgatttgagaaaattttgagtggatttggtttgatctcgagtagctttttgtcaacttgactagattttgatctactcgattctagTTGATACAATCTGTTTCAACTAGGCAttattcttgatccacatattgactcgattcttgttgggttggtttttttattttaatctagtTTTAGCTTATCAAATTTGAGGAAAATCGGACCCGCAAatctttctctacattatttttactagagcatgtaccATCTGTTTTGAGTAGAATACCGAATTTAAATCGATTTTTGATTTGAGtgaattaatctttgaatttggtttccacaatcattcGCTCCCATCTGATTGCCTTATTAGAGTATAAtcaatcctacaattggtatcagactCTTAATacttttctaattgatcttactCGGTAATTATAAACATGACTTCAGATAGACATTTCACAAAATCTTATGTTTTttatggagttgattttcagttctgggAGACGAAGATTGAGGCCTACATTCAAGCTcagggctttgcaatttgggaaatGATCTACAATTCATAGGTGGTTCCAAAGAACAATGAGTTGATGACGTAGAACATGTCGGTCGTCGAGGCGAATAGTAAGGCAAGGAATCTGATCATCTAAGGATAGGAAGGAGCGACTTTGACCAAGTTGTACATCTCAAGTCAGCGCatgaggtatggaaagcacttTGTGATTAGCatgaggtatggaaagcacttTGTGATTAGCATGAGGGCTCAACTACTATATAAGagaatgtgcgtatgaggaagagagaaagtggaggtcctcaaagatgctatgaatgtggtgatctcaaccatattcgttCCAATTATTCTAAGCTTACAGAGAatgcatcaaaagaggagaagaagaaaagaagtgcttgatcaatgacaagaagaagagctttctcaaccgTAAGGTTGTACATCGAGTTCTTTCGAcgctcgaacaagtcaacttaaGTGATGTTGATTTGAAGAGtagcgaggatgacacaacatctaagagCAAGACATGAATGATTTGATAGGGTTGTGTCTTATggaaagcaacaaagaaagctcaaccgaGGATGAATTTGATGGCTGCGGTaatgaggtattacctacttatgatgatatATCTATTGCTGTTGTTCGTCTTGGTACATTTTTAGAGAAAcgtaataaaaaattaagaaacatggttctgaggaaccgtccaaatatattctaattaatcactaggaggatcattattcataatcacacctcgatgattaaacagaatatcatctcggcacgcgttttgtgcccaagatcggaacacatgcctttccaacacaacacatcacaacataacttaataaagagcgagtaattaacatttatattacaagtctttaacatgcaactatttgcaacaatttacatcaaaaggtaacaacatctgCGTAGCGAAAACTTAAACCTATACAActaaaagagagtggagccacatgcccttaggctccaccccaaaagcatgacctccgagagtaggatgaactactcttgcccgccatcctgatcggcaggcacgaagtggCCAAACACTAGCTCTttctcaccagcagcacctaaaAATGCaggtatgagtacgaaggtactcacaagacttaaaccataaagagcacatatacatagctcgagtctaagaattatgcattgagtcattagtaaggaaaagccatatagttaagttaaacataagcggtaaacaacctagacacatatgtgtgagcaactaacttaaccaacaacaacataactctaccctgccataaccaactaaatataaataactggaaccattatgaacatacatgtaacaaagaccaactcaaccatctcccacatatccaatcatcaaccacaagcgaaaactctacgattgatgcagatgaacagaagcatgctcatgaccaagagcgcgatatttcaaaatatttttacactctacaggggatactcctggacccacacgacttgaggaccataggcttgcatgaccacacagatccatacaaggggtactcatgtcaacctttcccaataaaccctaaccatttggatcatgcatcgctcgacgcAAAGGTACTAgaactagcacctcttacaagcccgctcgCTCATACCGTCAATGTTCAcgcccaaatgatcatagctatagaggtattcggctcgccttaccattatatCGGTATGTGatgagtaagataagtgctaaagccgactacactgacgatcggtgcttaaacgacgcaagtggtctacggtgtccaggTTCCTCTCCCAGCCTGCCCCTAGGACTTTCCTCTggagcagataacacccctaccaccgcccacatctcgtctcatactcaccactcatacaaccatcatcaacccatatccaacattgtgatcattacaaaagtaaataactcctatgctcacgaacgatgaaacagttcactgctcgacttctaccgaatgatctatgcattgctaagtatttcgatTTAATTGTAatctagacatcaacaatatactcaaggcgacaagaaaaggatgaacaacaattcaaggtagaagtaatgcattcaacataggatctacccatttgtacCTGATCtcgactcaacacatgcaaacatacataggcatagttcatcaattttagacctCATTCAATtggacaaaggtgcaatatgcttagttgcttgccttgctgctcttaGGTTTGCCTGACACTCCCCGcacaaaattcatagaaatgCAGGAGCTTGCTAACGCCTTCGCTCACACCCGTGTCATGCTtcagttcttcgttcactaaagaagaacgcatgcaatgatgagtatgaatgaagtgcaaatatgtataccacaaaaatgcatatgatgaaatacCATTAAATTATGCCTTATAATGtatacaaatattttttctagatagaacaagtcataagaagactagcaaaattggtttcacccattttgggcttgcgatgaattaacggtgaattaatgaagctttaacctaattaataaaTCTCAGAAATGTAATTGATTATTTAATGTCTAgggacatttttaataggtatattaggttattatgaaacaaaaaaaattatttcataatGTTTGGAGctacaaagaatttattatgaattttacaattttcagcCAACAGTAAACTGTGCTGAAAACGGTTCTGCTGAGTTGACCGCAGTCAAACCGCTGGGAgtcgcggtcagaccgccagcgaatagagaggtttgggttctgGTAGTCAGAGCGGCCCAAGGGGCGGTCGGACTCCTGGAAcgacggtcagaccaccaagaAATGCGGTCAAACCGTTGTATGCGGCCGGAGGAACTTGGTGAGCTCGTCAGCGACCATTCCGACGATTTTGGTGG
This genomic interval carries:
- the LOC133884341 gene encoding scarecrow-like protein 1 encodes the protein MSFVAQADPSTSCAESPYIHKFGPQGSGFSAQRFASGTELPRHGPQPYNAEGYRQSSFNGAPPPVFQNSFYNEQVAPTPYCVTANGQTLATTLDSHFESHFNAATCSPAISNISQQNSQSLSENQSSDLEVEFDEDEIRLKLQELEHALLDDDDEVFSDLSGSINDEWNDSKNNNEWSNTMKNIMHLDSPKESSPESSLSCPDSNNGEARDRKQLLFDCAEAISEYSIDEAQSIIRELRQKVAIQGDPSQRIAAYLVESLAATIQSSGKGIYRALRCKEAPTLYQLSAMQILFEICPCFRLGFMAANYAILEACKEDEIVHIIDFDINQGSQYITLIQLLQNNSNKPLHLRITGVDDPESVHRTVGGLKVVGQRLEKLAEDCEVSFEFRAVAADIGDVTPGMLNCRPGEALIVNFAFLLHHLPDESVSIVNERDQLLRLVKGLQPKLVMLVEQDANTNTTPFLTRFREVYDYYSALFDSLDSTLPRESPDRMNVERQCLAREIVNILACEGPDRVERYEVAGKWRARMAMAGFVPSPFNSNVIDGIRSLLKSYCDKYRFEKIHDGLHFGWGDKTLVVSSAWQ